In Sciurus carolinensis chromosome 16, mSciCar1.2, whole genome shotgun sequence, the genomic window aGGGAGACCTAGGCCAGGAAGcgggaagagaggaaaagggagacaGATGAGAGAGCCAGGAGAAGAGAGGGTGGGGAAAGTGGACTggagggcatggaggaggaaatggaaatgggTTGGCCAGGAAGCCCCTGTAGGGAGCCTGCACAGGGCAGAGACTGAGAACGGTGGGTGGAGGACAGGGAGCAGGAAATCAGAACGTGGAGACTGACCCTGGGAGAGGTGAAGGGAACCTGGGAGGAACCAAGAGGAAGGGGCCAACGGAGAAGGACCAGGTAAAGGGGAGCCAAGCAAAGGGCAGGCAGGTGACGGGAGCACACAGGGAGCCCAGAGCACCTCCCACCTCCTTTTCATGCCTAGGCCACCTGCCTGGAAGCCTGGAAGCCATTCCTAAGGCCCTCACCGGTCCTGGGCCAGCCTCGCCCAGGCGCCCGCCCCTCCCTTGCTGCAGTGACTTCAGGATCACTCACATCCCGCCCCTGGGACTAGAAAGGGCGCTTGTGTCTACATCCCTGTCCTCCAGGGACTTCTGCTGTTGGGGCTGTACCAGCTGTCTGGGGAGGCTCTGGGTGGGGCCTCCTTGTCACAGACCTCCTGGGACCTGGGGGCGGACCTCCTTTACCCTACCTGGCTTGGAGAGGAAACCAGTCAGCAGCAGGTTTGTTATCTGTCCAGCTCTGATTTCCTCCCCAACATTTGAATAATGGAACAGCTGGAGGAAGAGAGTGGGTGGAAGTGGTGAATGCCAGTGGAATAAAAGCTAGAGGAGGAGGACAGCCAGGGGCTAGGCAGGGCCGGCCCACCTCACCAGGGTCAGAAGAGGGAGTCCAGCCCCCTAAGCTCTCCTGCTCATCTCGCACAAAGATTCTGGGCCCTAGATGGCACTGCCTCTCCTGGGGCATCAGTCTGGGTCCAATGAGGAAAGACCACACAGCAAATTGACCGGGGAAAGCTTGATATAAAAGAGTGATTAACTAAACATAGGATTGAAGAAATGAGGGAGCAGTCTGTTGGTAAGAGGTGTCTATTGTGGACTGCAGTTGGAGGTGCACGTCTAGTGTGACCACTCTGACCTGTCCTGTCTCCCTAGTTAAGCCCGTGAATTTCCTGCCTCTGTATTATGCCTGGGCAGTTCTAGTCTCAGCCTCATTTACTGTAGGCTACTGTTGGGTCCAAGTTTCCATCAGCCAGCTAAGCAACTGTTAGAACCACCCCCACTGCACAAGGTGATCCATTAAATCAGGCATCTCTGGTAAGCACGCTCACCTTGCAGATGTGGTCCCAGCTAGTGTCACAGCCATCCTTGTTGGTCTGACACACTTAAAATCCTACACATACATTTGCAGTCTTGTGCTACAGCATGTAtgcttttccttcctctgtcctagTGGTCCTGTTCTCCTGCAGCAAGCTGAGATTTGGCCCCTGGTATGTATGGatctggggcaggagggggcacTTCTAAGTCTTAAGAATGGATGCCCCCTATCAAGGTGAGGGCTCTGAGTTGTCACAAGGTTTCCAAGCACAAGAGGGTTGATAAACCCCTTGGCACTGGTAAAGGACATCTGAATAACTTGGAACTCTGAGATCTGTTTACTCTGGGTCCATCCAGATGACACTCTGCCAAAGAACTTTCGGAGCTATAATGAAACTTCTCTAGTTCTCAGACTGTGACTTAACGACCATGTTGTCATTATCTGTAAGTACTCACAGGCACTCCCAAGAATCCACCCAACACCCCACTGTTTAGAATTGTCCCGACTGCCACAGCTGTCAAGCCCAGCAGCCACGGGGCCCCCAGGCATGTGTTTCAGCTGGCAGCTCACTGTGCAGGATCAACCACAGGTGACACCTGGGCTCTAATGCCACTGTGTGCCTGGGCATCCTGTTTCCCATCAGCAAGGAGCTTAGGGTTCTGCTTAAGCCCAAAGGCACAACCAGACCAATCCCAAACTCCAATTTAGGAGTGTGTGTCCTGGGACACTGTGAGAGACTCTGCATCCATCTGAATCCACTCAGGGAGGAAAACCACATAGTAATTCCAACAGGCAAagtttaatataaagaattattgggggggctggggatatagctcagttggtagagtgcttgccttataagcacaaggccctgggttcaaatccccagcaccacaaaaaaaaaaaaaaaaaagaattattggggctggggatatagctcagttggtagagtgcttgcctcacatgcataaggtcctgggttcaatccccagcaccaccaaaaaaaaaaaaaaaaaaaaaaaaagagaattattgACTTCAGCAGTGAATTGAGATCACAAGGAATTCATTGGTAAACTGCCTCAGAATTGACTAGAAATCCATCTGGAGTGCTGGGGAGTTATTCAGAGAAGCCTCAATGGAGGCTCCTATGAAACTGCTGGTGGAGGAGAGGGCCAGGCACCAGAGGAGGTTGCTGACCACCTGGCTGTCAGGGGCTGAGTGCTGGGGAAGCCACCTGCCATGCAGGACCCAAACCTGGAGCAGTTAAGCTGCAGGTGCAGCAGAGCACAGGCCTTCCCTCCTGGAGTGTCTCTCCAGCACCCCCTGCCGGCAAAGCCTGTCCTGCCAGttggcaaaggaaaaaattgtAAAGGCCCAGATCCATTTTCACAGAGCAGGCAAAAAAGTTGAATATGGAGCTCAAAGTCAATAAATCAATTACTGGCAACATTGTGGGACTCTGGGTGGCACTAGCCTTTAATGAGTGTGAGCCAAGGATGCTGGACATCCTGCATCGAGCTGACTAGTCTTGCACTAGGAAGAGCCACTGCTGCCAAGTGCTAGCAGCACTCCATGTCAGTCAGGGTCCCTGCAAGAGATGGCTACACATTCAAATGTGGACAGCTTGGGAGAGGCCTCTTGACAAGGGTGAGCCATGTGTGGGGTGAGTACAGCTTCCTGCCCTACTGGCTGGGAGCCTTTACCTCACCAGGTCctaggggcaggggaaggagcccTGGGTGGAAAGGAATGCCCGACAGGATGACAGGAACAGTGACTGCCGGCCAAGGGCAGCCCAGAATAAACACCCGACCTCACGTCCTCCTTCCCTCAGACCTGCCAGGCCCCCTCCCCGCTGCACGAACCCCTCTGAAGTCGGACATTCCACACAGCCTGCTGGCTGCGTCCACTGCCTCCAGAGCAGGCTGAGGCTAGGCAGGGTTGGGGCTGGCTGTCCTGAAGCTGCTCTTCGGGTCCCAGCTACAGGCCCTGGGCCTCATCCATCCCCAGGACCTCACAGTTGGGCAGCATTTCCTCCACCAAGATCCGAGTGAGGCCTGGGTAGGACACAGCTGGGAGGTTTGAGATATCCAGCCTGCGAAGGTTCctgaaaggggaaagaagggcaCTGCGTGAGGAAAGCATGTGTGTGAAAACCATCATTTAATTCTCCCAGACCCGTGCTGCTCATCCATTCCTACCCCCCAACACTGGGGATACGGGGACAGCCTAAcagtgcccccccccccactttctCTCCAGCATGCGGGCTGGGTGGGAGATGCACTGGGTCAGGGCTCAGTCTGAGCTGAGGTCTCACTGGAGGTGGTGGAGGCAGGCGAGGCCCCGTTCGGAGATCTGGGGGCACCCTGATAGTGAGAGCTCCTGCAACGAGCCAGCCAGCGGGTAGAGGCGGCTGAGACACCAGTCGTCCACGTGGGGGCAGTGCTGCAGTGACAGGGACTGGAGCTCCTTCAGGGGCACTGTAGCAGGAGAAGACAGGATGGAACCAGGGGCTTTCTGGAACCTACCACCAGAAAGGGAGATGCAGAGGCCCTCCTTCCCCTATCCCCTCTGCCCGCACCAAGCCCCCTCACAGAGGTTGTCCAGGCCATCGTAGTTGATGGCACAGCCACTGGCATCCACAGCCTGCACAGGCACAGTCTGTAGCTTTAAGAACTCGCGAGAGAAATGGCCACGCTTATTTGGCCTGATCCATTCATGGTCCTGAAACCtgcaaaagagagggagggaagaaaggcatggaggcgcatgcctgtaattccagcagctggggaggcagaggtagaaggattacaagttcagggccagcctcagcaagtgagtgaggtcctcagcaactcagcaataccctgtctcaaaacaataaaaaatagggctggggatatagctcagttggtagagtgtttgccttgcaagcacaaggccctgggttcaatccccagcaccgcaaaaaaaaaaaaaaaaaaaaaaaaaaaaaaaagaaaacaataaaaaataaaaagggctggaaacgtagctcaatggtaaagcaccccttggttcaacacccagtaccaaAGGGGGTGGGGACAGACAGGAGGGAGTGCTAATGGGTCTTCAATTCCCCAGaaccctccccagcctctctgcTAAAGTGACTGCACCAACACACTTCCTGTACATCAGCCTTGTTGGATCCTAGGATAATCCCAACAGAGATGGAATGCTTGTCTAGTCTCACACACCTGGAGGCTGAGGGGCCAAGGGATTATAGACAACATAGGAGCACAGAGTTAGACGCAGCAGTCCTCGTAGACAGGCAACAGTCACGGGGCATTTCCAAACCAGGATACTGTCCTAAGGAGGTTGCTCAAGGAAGTGTGCTCAAACCAAGTctaagttgtttattttattttttaaatttttttgtggtaccaaggatcgaactcaggggtgcttgaccactgagctagatcctcagctctttttatttttttattttgagacaaggtcttgctaagttacccaggctggcctcaaacctgccatcctcctgtcatggtctcctgagttgctgggacttcaggcatgcaccattgcacctggtcAGGTGCAAGTTTTAATTGGAACAAACATGAGGATTAGATGAATCCTCTGGGAATGGGAAttgtttttccaaaaagaaaaaaaaaaaaaaggaaaaatgtcaaggaggaggaaaaagggaaggaaaaagaggtgGAAAGAGGGAgcgagaaaaagaaaaactattttcttttgagatgagtCTAGTTAtgctgcccaggttggccttgaacttctgggttcacgcaatcctgctgcctcagcctcctgagtagctactGAGACTACAGGAGTGACTAACCAACTTTATTGAGAACATATGCTATGCAAGGCCTCATTACAGATGTTTAGACTACTGAATGCTAGTCCTTACTGTAAACCTTGCAAATTAGCTACTATATCACCATCTCATTTTATAGGTGACACCACAGAAGCTCGGGAACAGGTCCCACACCACACGGCCACTAGGTGGTAGAGACAGGGGTGCACAGGAAAGCCCATGTGACTGCAGAGGCTGGTCTCAGAGAccctgctgcccctccccaccccacagtgGAAACCTTTGCTGTCATACTTGACTGCACCTCCCTGCTTCAGGACAAAGAAGGCTCCTGCGATGTACGGACCATATTTCTCCCGGATGTGGGCGAGTGATCTGCCAAGAAAATGGTAGTAAAGGTGAGGCCTGGGAGCACCACACCCCTCACCATGTGCCAGTGCTGCTGAGAGGGGCAGAGTCCAGAGCACCAGGCAAACACACCTGGCTGTGAATCTTTATTGAATGACCATTAAGTGCTGGGCCCCGGGGTCACAGTGGTAACCATGGCAGATAACCATCCCTGACCTTCCTTTTTGAGCTGAAAAGGGGCAATAGATAACAATCCAGGAAATAACCATAAATGGCAGAGTACCAGCTCCATAATGAAAAGAAGTCATGGGGGACACTGACTGGGAATGGCTTGGTCAGGAGCCGGCCTGGTGGAGACTGGTTTAGTTTGGGTGTTAAAAAGACACTTCTTGGAGCCAGTGAGAGTGGGCAGACTTGAATGGTGAGAAGGAATGAGAAGGTCAGGGCCTGAGCCTGCCAGGCCTAAGGAGCTGAGAGGCTTGAATTATTATGGCTGGGTCCACAGCCAACAAGGAGGCCTTGTGGGTGAGGGTGAGAGGAGTCCGTGGTAGGGGTCTCAAAGCTCATGGCAGCCCTTCTTAGGGCCTTGGAGATGGGCTTTTACTCCAGTTAGTCAGGAACCACTTGGAGTTTTAGGCAGGGGATGATGGTTTGTATTTACTTTCTCATGAGTCCTTTGGTTGCTTTGTAATGGAGAACATGTTAAAGGTTAGGAGAGATCGGAGTGACCTGACCTTAAAATGAAGGGGCCCAGGCCAAGCCATGAACAGTGGAGGTGACCAGAACTGGGATCTTCTAATACTGATGCACTGGATATGGAGGgtggagaagccaagagaagagTCAGGAGGACTCCTTAAAAATCAGTCTGAACGCCAGTGGCACCAGTTCCTGTGATGGGGAAGGCTTAGGTGTGAGCAGGTTCTTTTAGGGAGAAGTGAAGGGTTTGGTTTACCATGTTAGCTAGATCCCCAAGTGGAGCTGTGGCAGCAGGTGCCTTGAGGAGGGTGTGGGTGGGAGACAAAGATGCAAGAGTGGCAGGGAAGCCCAGGGGCTGGCTGGGGGTAGTAGGGCAGGATTGGGGCTCTGGTTGGTGAGGCCTGAGCAGCAGGCAGGGTCTTGTAGGTTGCAGGTTCTCACCGATTTTCCTGGTGTACCTTCGACATCTTTATCTGGAGCAAGTACAGTCTCAGAGCCTCCACGTCATAGAAATGGTCACTTAGGAACTGGAGTAGtgtccttctcttcctctgaTTGCCCTCCGGGGGCACTGCCCCACTCAGACCATGGATGCCCCTAGAACTCCCATTGTATGCTAGGGCCAACCGGCACAGGAactggggaggggaagaggaaagaggggcTGGGTCTGGAGCTGGACTTCTCCTGCTGTCTTGTTTCATGAACCTCAACCTCTTGCTTCCTCAAAATTCTCCTTTCAGAACTTCCCAATTCTGAGCCgcgggtggagctcagtggtagagcacctgcttcatttgcacaaggctctggattcaatccttagcacccagagaaaaaaataaaactgtctttggGATTCCAAAAATTTCCCCATGTTCTCCCCAAGTTCTTCCTAAATTCTCTCCTTGATTTAGacaaatattctgtttttttccgaATTCTTCTACCATGTcctatttttctctaaaaacctCAATTGTCTGACTCCTTTAATTTCTGACAAATTTGCACCTTAATTTTACCCATTTCTCTCTGGAATCTTCCTGATTGACCCTTTTCTTTCCACTCAAatataatctaaattattttttattgtattttgacagcactgggaattgaaaccagggcctggggagggctAAGTAAGCATTCTACTAATGAATTACACTCCCAGGCTCCCTTTCTAAATTTGCCTGTTTAATTAAGGACACTCATTAAACCCAAGACCACCCAAAAATGCATATGCCTTtaagagaaagtttgaaaaatgGAGGTGCATGGCCACAAGAGAAGCCTCCCAATTCTTCAATTTCTCTTCCAAAGTCTCctctgtggtactagggattgaacccagaggtgcactactattgagctacatccctggccctttttaaattttatattttgagacaagatgtttctaaattgcccaggttgatctccaacctctgatcctcctgcctaaacctccccagtcgctggatcacaggtgtgtgccacctgcaCTGGGCTAAATCTTCTGCTTTAACCAAATTCACTCACTCCCCCTTTTGCCCAAAtccttatttccatttatttatttgtttattatttatttttagtgcgGGGGCTTGAACCCATGGGCgcttactgagccacatccccagtactttttaatatatattttaaatttagagacagggcctcgctaaattgctgtggctggctttgagttCGCGAtccttttgccttagcctcccagccGCTGGGGCTACTGGCGTGCTCCCCCGCGCTCAGCTCCCCTAAAAACTCTTAAACTTACAATTAATTTTCCCTAACTACATTCCTTGGTTTTTACCCAATTCTTCAAGTTCTCTTAACGACTATCGCAAATCTCTTAATTTCCCtcagattattttctttggaaCTCCCAAACTCACATCTTGATTCCTAACTCTGAACCCATTATTCCATCATATCTTTGGTTTTCCATCAAAATTACTAAATCTGTCATGAATTTCCTTCAAATTTATTCTGTTCTCCACCCTCGAACCCAATCGCAGACTCTCAAGCAAAACAGTTCCAGAGCTCTTCCCCGCCCAGAACCCACCCTCGCATGCTCATTGGTTCCCCGCACGCTCAGTCGTATCCCTCTGTCTGATTGGCTAGGCACACCGACTTTCAGAACATTCTTTCATTCTCATTGGTTGCCTTCTGCCAAATCCCCTCCCACTCGCTCCTTAAAGCTCCGCTGCCAATTGCGGCTCCTCGGATGCTTCCTGCCCCGGTAGTCACGGGTGTACGCTCCCAGTGTGAGACCGAGCGGCAGATGCCCTGCTCCCTCACCGCTCTTTACTCCCTCCGGGAGCCGAGGGTGACAAAGGACCCGAGGGTGGAGGCTGTAGACCGGACTTCAATTTCGGGAGCTCTAGGAGGTGGGGTCACTTACCGACCTGGGCGCCGCCATCTTGCCTGGCTTACGTAGTCGGAAAGGGCTGGTCTTTTCTTCTCCCGCCCCCTTTTTCAATTGCAAACGCCTTCTCGTGGCCACACCCATCCCTTTTCCAGTCCTGATTTTTATTCTACTCAGGTTTAAGGATTGCTTGGAATACCTTCTCCACAGGCCTTAAAAACGGAACTCTACAAGTCCTCCCCTAGGAAAGCTGTACGTTCATTTTCTCAGACTGCAATCGCAGTTCCcctgagtttctttctcttttttaaaaaccacgTAATTTGACTAAACaaaccatgtctttttttttttttttttttaccccaaacCGGAGTCAAGCAAGCgaaaggtggagggagggagtgggtggTGAGGTTAGACATAGGGTAAGAGACTGAGGTCAGATCTCAAGACTGATATTGTAGTAAAGTGTACAACCTAGTTTGGAGTTCAAGCCTAGGGCTCTTAAAGATTCAGTGTAAAGTCTTGTGTGTAgaagttttcattcatttgttccacAGATACTTAGCACTACTGTGGGGTGGCAAGCACTGTTCTGGGATCGAAGTTACCTTGGTGAGCAGGACCAACCCGGCTCCTCTCTCAGGGAATCAGCATTCCAGGAAGGGAGAAGATAGATAAGAAGCAAATGAATAAGCAAGATAAAGTCAGATAGTGTTTGATAAGAAGTAGATAAAACCAGGggtgttttcataaatataataAGGATAATAAATATAATAGGGGGTGACTGGGACATAGAGCCATTAGCAAAAAGGCCTTTCTGAAGAGGTGACATTAATGATGGAAGTGAGCCAGGAATGGTGgggcatgtctgtaatctcaccAACTCAGGTGACAGGTAGGAgaattgtaaatttgaggccagtctcagcaatttagcaaaagcctttctcaaaataaaactaattggggatatatagctcagtggtaaaatacctagtaccaaaaaaaaagaaagtgaatgatTCGAAGATCTAGGGGAAAAGTGTTCCAGATAGAGATAACAGCTAGTGTAAAGGCCCTTAGGTGGGAACCAGCTTGCAGAGAAAGGTAGAGACTGGGTTAGAGATGTGGATGGAAGGTTGACTGTGCAGGCCCAGTAGGATTTTATTCTGTTCCCAGTGAGGAGAGTGACAAAATCTTATTTACATTTTGTAAACatcatttctgtaaggtacagaATGGATCTTGGAGATTGAGGAACCAGCAAAGAGGCTACTTCAATAGTCCAGGCAAGTGATGACCAGTGATGGGGCAGTGTGAATAGTGAGAAAGGCTCAGATTCTGGATCTGTTTGAAGATCATGCCAACGGTCTGAGAAACTAAGAAGATCAGGAtggagatgaggaaactgaagaagcAGCAGGTTGGGGAAGATGGGGATGATAAGCTGAATAATGCTCCCACCTCCAAGATATTTATGTTTTGTGATCCCTGGAACCTTTGACAATCATTCTTTACATGGTAAAAGGGACTTTACTGTTGTGAAGTACAATCTCAAGGGGGGAGATTTTCATGAATAATCAGTGGGACCAATGTAATCACCAGATTCCGCTGGGGAGGTTGGAGGATTGAAGTCAGTAGGAGACAGGATGGTGGAGGCAAAGGTTGTAGTAAAGGAAAAAGGGGCCCTGAACCAGGGAAGGTGGATggcttctggaagctggaaacaATGTGGCAATGAATTCTCCCGCAAAACCTCCAGACGGATCCAGCCCTGTGCACCAGTCACtttagacttctgacctccagaacagtAAGAGAATGACTGTTGTTTTGAGCCACCAAGATTGTGATAATTTTTTACAGTGTCAACAGGAAATCAATTGTGTCTGGTACTTCACAAGTGAGAGTTCTGTTCTGAACACATGGACCTTGAGATGTCTGACATTCAAGATGGAGCTACTGAGCTCAGGAGGGAGGTCAGGACTGAGTCTGGGGCTTGGGAGCCATTGACTTATTGGTGGAATTTTATAAAACCTTGGGCTTGAAAGAGAAGCAGAGGACGGCCTGCAGAACTTCCTAGTTTTTTCCATGGCAAGGCCACCCTGATGCAGGCAGCATTGACCACTCTGTTATAGACAGCATCCTGGACACTGAGGCCCCTCAGTTTCCCTGGTAGGGAAACGCTGGGATGGCAAGAACCAGGGGACAGGAAAGACCACCAATCTGTGGTCACACTAGAGGTCAGGTGGAATAAGTTAGGGTTACGGTTAAGGCTGAGAAGGAGGTGAGAGGTGGAGGATGCAGGAGAGGAAGGACAGACAGCATCCACAAACACCAAGTACCTGTGTGTGATCCAGTCTGAGAAGAGGCAGGGAGGTGGAGTTTGACCTCCCAGAGAGGCTGTGGCTGGACCATGTGAGAGCTGAGGTAGGAATTCAGgaggagaaaaacaacaacaacaacaaaaaaaaaacccacagccAGCTGATTCTCCCTGAAGAATGGACTTTGGGATGCCTCTGTCAGCTCCCCCTCCTGCCCTTTCCTCCCCTCACCCCACTGCTCCCCAGGAGACTGGGTCACCCTGAACCTTGCTACTTCCTGCTCCTAGCAGCCACTGCTTACACTATGGAGCTGTGGGTGCAGCTGAAGCAGGCGGGACTGGAGCCCCCAGGGCTGGGGCCACCCCCCAAGGCCCTAAGGAGACCCCCACCAGAGGGGAGCCCTGGCCAGACTCTTCTGTCCCCAGGGGAAGAACCTGGAGGTGCCAAGGAGAGTCTGCTGTGGATCTGGGAGGAGCTGGTGAGTGAGGAGGGGTCTGGAGGGataagagatggagagagagaatgagtgagtgagtgagtaagTGAAACAGAAAGGGCCAGAGACTAGAAGACGGGCTGAGAGACAAGAATAGGGAActggaggcagagggtgggggagaAGCAGAGACAGCATGAGGGGGATGGAGACAGAGACAGGCAGGTGGAAAGCAGAGATTGAGAGCT contains:
- the Dmac2 gene encoding distal membrane-arm assembly complex protein 2 isoform X1, whose translation is MAAPRSFLCRLALAYNGSSRGIHGLSGAVPPEGNQRKRRTLLQFLSDHFYDVEALRLYLLQIKMSKVHQENRSLAHIREKYGPYIAGAFFVLKQGGAVKFQDHEWIRPNKRGHFSREFLKLQTVPVQAVDASGCAINYDGLDNLLPLKELQSLSLQHCPHVDDWCLSRLYPLAGSLQELSLSGCPQISERGLACLHHLQNLRRLDISNLPAVSYPGLTRILVEEMLPNCEVLGMDEAQGL
- the Dmac2 gene encoding distal membrane-arm assembly complex protein 2 isoform X2, whose amino-acid sequence is MAAPRSFLCRLALAYNGSSRGIHGLSGAVPPEGNQRKRRTLLQFLSDHFYDVEALRLYLLQIKMSKVHQENRFQDHEWIRPNKRGHFSREFLKLQTVPVQAVDASGCAINYDGLDNLLPLKELQSLSLQHCPHVDDWCLSRLYPLAGSLQELSLSGCPQISERGLACLHHLQ